The following are encoded together in the Bacillus cereus group sp. RP43 genome:
- a CDS encoding ECF transporter S component gives MSKRYVAFIIFIFVVVICTLLFTTLIMDGYYMVSSLFLLAVIMLPFYFRFERRAFVSREIVIVAVLAAIAAVSRVPFSILPSVQPTSFVIIVSAIVFGSETGFMIGATAAIVSNIFLGQGPWTPWQMFSWGMIGFIAGLLRNTFLMKKLWGRLIYGFAVGFLFGWIMNFWGLLGFIQEATWETVIAYYVASFYFDLSHAISNVIFLLLFSTSWITILTRFKKKYGILDEHNVT, from the coding sequence GTGTCCAAACGATATGTTGCGTTTATAATATTTATTTTTGTCGTTGTAATATGTACACTACTCTTTACGACTCTTATTATGGACGGGTATTACATGGTAAGTAGTTTGTTTTTATTAGCTGTCATTATGTTACCTTTCTACTTCCGTTTTGAAAGGAGGGCGTTTGTTTCACGTGAAATTGTTATCGTTGCTGTGTTAGCGGCTATTGCAGCGGTTAGCAGGGTACCATTTTCGATATTACCGAGTGTACAACCGACTTCTTTTGTTATTATCGTTTCTGCAATTGTTTTTGGAAGTGAAACTGGCTTTATGATTGGGGCAACGGCGGCCATTGTATCTAATATTTTTTTAGGACAAGGTCCGTGGACTCCGTGGCAAATGTTCTCTTGGGGCATGATCGGTTTTATAGCAGGATTACTCCGAAATACATTTTTGATGAAAAAACTATGGGGACGACTCATATATGGATTTGCCGTTGGATTTCTATTTGGCTGGATTATGAATTTCTGGGGTCTTCTTGGTTTTATACAGGAAGCAACGTGGGAAACAGTTATTGCTTACTATGTCGCAAGTTTTTACTTTGATCTGAGTCACGCGATATCGAATGTTATTTTCCTTCTGTTATTTAGCACGTCATGGATTACGATCCTCACAAGATTTAAAAAGAAATACGGTATATTAGATGAGCATAACGTGACATAG
- a CDS encoding DUF4430 domain-containing protein, with product MSKMKWFISLILSLGLLAGCEETAVKPEKKAEPKQEEQKEVAKQEEQKDIPKQEEKQAEPEQKPQEEQKDKQEQKVEEKQKEEKAQAQPEVKKEEQPKEQPAANKQPEQQKVQEEKPQQPKAPEVKEEAKVVNQPKETPKQEQKEDPNKEEKTVPTPAVTTPEPPKPDPVPVPKPQPKQVTISVKGNEGYLLGAKKVDVQEGDTVYSVLTGTGLEIDAMGSKGDIYVKGINNLYEKDVTATSGWKYRVNGAFPNYSAGVVKVKPGDTIEWVFVLK from the coding sequence ATGAGTAAGATGAAATGGTTCATTTCTTTAATTCTTTCATTGGGATTATTAGCCGGATGTGAAGAAACGGCTGTAAAGCCTGAGAAGAAGGCAGAACCGAAGCAAGAAGAGCAAAAAGAAGTAGCGAAACAGGAAGAACAAAAAGATATACCGAAACAGGAAGAGAAACAAGCTGAACCGGAGCAGAAACCACAAGAAGAGCAGAAAGATAAACAAGAACAAAAAGTAGAAGAGAAACAAAAAGAAGAAAAAGCGCAGGCACAACCGGAAGTAAAAAAAGAAGAGCAACCAAAGGAACAGCCTGCTGCAAATAAACAACCAGAACAACAAAAAGTACAAGAAGAGAAACCTCAGCAACCGAAAGCACCAGAAGTAAAAGAAGAAGCAAAGGTTGTTAATCAGCCGAAAGAAACACCAAAGCAGGAGCAAAAGGAAGATCCGAATAAAGAGGAGAAAACGGTACCGACTCCGGCAGTAACAACTCCTGAACCACCAAAACCAGATCCAGTACCAGTACCGAAACCGCAACCGAAACAAGTTACTATCTCCGTAAAAGGAAATGAAGGATACTTATTAGGTGCGAAAAAGGTTGATGTACAAGAAGGCGACACTGTTTATAGTGTGCTAACGGGCACAGGATTAGAGATTGATGCAATGGGCTCTAAAGGTGATATTTATGTAAAAGGTATTAATAATTTATATGAAAAAGATGTTACTGCTACTAGTGGATGGAAATATCGTGTGAACGGTGCTTTTCCAAACTATAGTGCTGGTGTAGTAAAAGTAAAACCAGGAGATACAATCGAGTGGGTGTTTGTATTAAAATAG
- a CDS encoding YwiC-like family protein: MKLVIPKQHGAWAMLVIPFLLSVLLGKPTFYHIPLFLAWFFIYLATYPFLMYIRQRRKKEFLHAAIVYFIIAFVFGMISLLYEWRILLFAVLMIPLFIINMYYARQKNERALLNDICAIIVFCIGGLISYYFSMKFIDKTALFIALISFLYFLGSTFYVKTMIREKNNPKYRFISWGYHIVLTVIVFAINPWCSLIFVPSVIRAIMLYGKKISILKVGILEIVNSVYFLIITAIMMKYAI, encoded by the coding sequence ATGAAGTTAGTTATTCCGAAGCAACATGGAGCATGGGCGATGCTTGTCATACCATTTCTATTAAGTGTATTACTTGGTAAACCTACTTTTTATCATATCCCATTGTTTTTAGCCTGGTTCTTTATCTATCTAGCTACTTATCCATTTCTCATGTACATAAGGCAAAGACGAAAAAAAGAATTTCTACACGCTGCCATTGTTTATTTTATCATTGCATTTGTATTTGGGATGATTTCTTTATTATATGAATGGCGAATTCTTTTATTCGCAGTATTAATGATTCCATTGTTTATTATAAATATGTATTACGCTCGTCAAAAAAATGAACGAGCATTACTAAATGACATTTGCGCGATTATAGTGTTTTGTATAGGTGGTTTAATCAGTTATTATTTCTCAATGAAATTCATAGATAAAACAGCATTATTCATTGCGCTTATTTCATTTCTATATTTTTTAGGAAGTACGTTTTATGTGAAAACGATGATTCGTGAAAAAAATAATCCGAAGTATCGTTTTATATCTTGGGGATATCATATTGTATTAACGGTAATTGTATTTGCTATAAATCCATGGTGTTCACTCATATTTGTACCAAGTGTAATTCGGGCCATTATGTTGTATGGCAAAAAGATTTCTATATTAAAAGTAGGGATTCTAGAAATTGTTAATTCTGTATATTTTTTAATCATAACGGCAATAATGATGAAGTATGCCATTTGA
- a CDS encoding DUF4430 domain-containing protein, whose translation MLVKGGNFGMAMLKKWLLTSLMAVALVFVSFANTVHITFAEGKTAKLAIIGESQKGIMLCPKEVSIEDGETAFSLLQKVMGDKVASESMSFGTYIKGIDGLMAGATSGWLYDVNDKSAEVGADSYKLESGDVVAFRYVADWSNMSQETLQQTLDKFGTCKTVEEPKTEEPKTEKPDGKTEEPKPEEPDGKTEEPKLEDKTTEQPKQEKVEISATQLNEAISKTSEKMLQDGIGSDWVAIGLARSGVNVPLETKINYVQPVAEKVKKRLNRFSATDLARTIIMMNAMNVDPTKVEGQNLVQNLFESDKVNSVTGYAFTLLALDTKKYEVPAEAKWNRANLVQALLNSQHTDGGWTYDSSSSKESASSVDVTSMVLAALAPYQDQADVKPSIQKAVDYLYKQQLGNGGFAADGQENSNSTAQAIIGLSLVKDVDHDRLNKAVQNLMSYQLPNGEFKWLPSDQKGSGMATEQAFLALLQFKDFGKSIYDWSNVVENEIDTKPIVEPETTVEEKEVVEQPKQQEELQKQPKDENLKVVVDNERVNKETNKNKNQLPQTGASSHSAATEVGMGVLCIASAYVLWRRKAA comes from the coding sequence ATGTTAGTAAAGGGAGGGAATTTTGGAATGGCAATGTTAAAGAAATGGCTGCTTACATCATTAATGGCAGTGGCACTTGTATTTGTTTCTTTTGCGAATACAGTACATATTACGTTTGCTGAAGGAAAGACAGCGAAACTTGCAATTATTGGTGAATCACAAAAAGGAATTATGTTATGTCCGAAAGAAGTTTCCATTGAAGATGGAGAAACAGCTTTTAGTTTGCTACAAAAAGTTATGGGTGACAAAGTAGCATCTGAAAGTATGTCATTTGGAACGTATATAAAGGGCATCGATGGATTAATGGCCGGAGCAACGAGCGGTTGGTTGTATGATGTAAATGACAAATCTGCAGAAGTTGGGGCGGATAGTTATAAATTAGAGTCTGGGGATGTTGTTGCATTTCGTTACGTCGCAGACTGGAGCAATATGAGTCAAGAAACGTTGCAACAAACGTTGGATAAATTTGGCACTTGTAAAACTGTAGAAGAGCCAAAGACAGAGGAACCGAAAACAGAAAAACCAGATGGTAAAACAGAGGAACCAAAACCAGAAGAACCAGATGGTAAAACAGAAGAACCAAAACTAGAAGATAAAACAACAGAACAACCAAAGCAAGAGAAAGTCGAAATTTCAGCTACACAATTAAACGAAGCGATTTCTAAAACGTCAGAAAAGATGTTACAAGATGGAATTGGTAGTGATTGGGTTGCGATTGGACTTGCTCGTTCAGGTGTAAATGTTCCACTTGAAACGAAAATAAACTATGTTCAGCCAGTAGCTGAAAAGGTTAAGAAGCGTTTAAATCGTTTTTCAGCAACAGATTTAGCTAGAACGATTATTATGATGAATGCAATGAATGTAGATCCTACAAAGGTAGAGGGACAAAATTTAGTACAAAATTTATTTGAATCAGATAAAGTGAATTCTGTTACAGGATACGCATTTACATTACTTGCATTAGATACAAAGAAATATGAGGTTCCGGCCGAAGCGAAATGGAATCGAGCTAATTTAGTACAAGCACTTTTAAACTCGCAGCATACAGACGGTGGCTGGACGTATGATAGTTCAAGTAGTAAAGAAAGTGCTAGTAGCGTTGATGTAACAAGTATGGTATTAGCAGCATTAGCTCCTTATCAAGATCAAGCAGATGTAAAGCCATCTATCCAAAAAGCTGTTGATTATTTATACAAGCAGCAGCTAGGTAATGGTGGTTTTGCCGCTGATGGACAAGAGAATTCTAATAGTACTGCACAAGCGATTATTGGACTATCGCTAGTTAAAGATGTAGATCACGATCGTCTTAATAAAGCGGTACAAAATTTAATGTCATACCAGCTTCCAAATGGTGAGTTCAAATGGTTACCGAGTGATCAAAAAGGTAGCGGAATGGCTACAGAGCAAGCATTTTTAGCGTTACTTCAGTTTAAAGATTTTGGGAAATCGATTTATGATTGGTCAAATGTAGTAGAGAATGAAATCGATACGAAACCAATTGTAGAGCCAGAGACAACTGTAGAAGAAAAAGAAGTTGTAGAACAGCCAAAACAACAAGAAGAGTTACAAAAACAACCAAAAGATGAAAATCTAAAAGTTGTTGTAGATAACGAACGAGTTAATAAAGAAACAAACAAGAATAAGAATCAATTACCACAAACAGGAGCATCTTCTCATAGTGCAGCAACAGAAGTAGGTATGGGTGTATTATGTATTGCTTCTGCATATGTATTATGGAGACGTAAAGCAGCTTAA
- a CDS encoding group-specific protein: MNEIDRIIKCCNCDDELFRTYINCLVQLKKCSETFQQIQIQLRNDYLIRGICEREVDEVVRGSKEYETYCLPKALQWNFLGKNPHLIEKVCEDFFAFAALNLTEIEWKTIINCMGNK, encoded by the coding sequence ATGAATGAAATCGATCGTATTATAAAGTGTTGCAATTGTGATGACGAACTTTTTCGTACGTATATTAATTGTTTAGTCCAATTGAAGAAGTGTAGTGAAACGTTTCAACAAATTCAAATACAATTAAGAAATGATTATTTAATAAGAGGGATTTGTGAAAGAGAAGTTGATGAGGTAGTACGGGGAAGTAAAGAATATGAAACGTATTGTCTTCCTAAAGCGTTACAGTGGAATTTCTTGGGGAAAAATCCACATCTGATTGAAAAAGTATGTGAGGATTTTTTTGCATTTGCGGCATTAAATCTTACGGAGATAGAGTGGAAGACGATTATAAATTGCATGGGAAATAAATGA
- a CDS encoding NAD(P)H-dependent oxidoreductase, giving the protein MNVLIIYAHPSPSSFNAAILKHVQKGLGETNHSVTLLDLYKEQFDPVLVFNEEKKRRDLLNEEETKRYRELVQEADILLFIYPIWWWGMPAILKGFIDRIFVAGFAYKYEGALPTGLLKGKKAWVINTLDSPLWYVALLYRSADWIMMKRGVLRFCGIRDIKRSVFQSVKTSKLEKREKWLLQIEEKARTL; this is encoded by the coding sequence GTGAACGTACTAATTATATACGCTCACCCTAGTCCTTCAAGCTTTAACGCAGCAATATTAAAGCATGTGCAAAAAGGACTTGGGGAAACAAATCATTCTGTTACGTTACTTGATTTATATAAAGAACAATTTGATCCAGTGCTTGTATTTAATGAAGAGAAAAAAAGACGGGATTTACTAAATGAAGAAGAGACGAAGCGATATAGAGAATTAGTGCAGGAGGCGGATATTCTTCTTTTCATATATCCAATATGGTGGTGGGGCATGCCTGCTATTTTAAAAGGATTTATTGATCGTATTTTTGTAGCGGGATTTGCTTATAAATATGAAGGAGCTTTACCAACAGGGTTATTGAAGGGTAAGAAGGCATGGGTTATTAATACGTTAGACTCACCGTTATGGTATGTGGCCCTATTATATCGATCAGCAGATTGGATTATGATGAAACGAGGGGTTTTACGTTTTTGCGGCATTCGCGATATAAAACGGTCAGTTTTTCAATCTGTGAAAACGAGTAAACTAGAGAAGCGTGAAAAATGGCTATTACAAATAGAAGAAAAGGCTCGTACATTATGA
- a CDS encoding energy-coupling factor transporter ATPase, protein MDMVAHAEIKNLSFIYADENEYALQHISLSVQKGEFIVLAGGSGSGKTTLLKHFKKELLPIGTRSGHIYYDGALLEDVPDLLSAQEIGMVFQNPENQLVMDTVIQELAFSLENIGLPSHIIQKRIAELISFLGFQDLLHQSVHTLSGGQKQLVNLAAVLVMQPKLLLLDEPTAQLDPIAAKEFLGLLKRINEELGITIVLSEHRLDEVIPLATRVVCMDNGRIVYDGTSKSVIANMWEVEKFHPFIPQIPRLFLEWNVEDIPFTVREAQMKMNDFSAISYRNEQVEQCEKQEVILSAEHISFQYEKNSPLILRDLTVNIEKGKWTALVGKNGTGKSTLLTILAGLQKARRGKVKWNGKVIHKIDSKERFKSIGYVSQHPYYHFTFDTVWEEVYERARELYGEEGKGIAEEMLEKFWLDSLKDRHPHDCSGGEQQLLALCTTLLSKPTLLLLDEPTKGLDPWKKERVGELFKQLQKEGATIVMTTHDIEFAAKYVDQCMMLFDGKVIMNDAPKEFFSGNFFYTTSINRFIRRELPFALTWEDVYEACPNDMLRL, encoded by the coding sequence GTGGATATGGTGGCGCATGCAGAAATAAAAAATTTATCATTTATATATGCTGATGAAAATGAATACGCGTTACAGCATATTTCTCTTTCTGTTCAAAAAGGAGAATTTATAGTACTTGCTGGTGGCTCCGGCTCTGGGAAGACAACTTTATTGAAACATTTTAAAAAGGAGTTACTTCCAATTGGCACGCGTTCGGGGCATATATATTATGATGGTGCTTTATTAGAAGATGTACCAGATTTATTATCTGCACAAGAAATTGGTATGGTATTTCAAAATCCAGAAAATCAGCTCGTAATGGATACAGTTATTCAAGAATTAGCATTCTCTTTAGAAAATATCGGGCTACCATCACATATTATTCAAAAAAGAATAGCGGAACTCATTAGCTTTTTAGGATTTCAAGATTTGTTACATCAATCTGTTCATACTTTATCTGGTGGTCAAAAACAACTAGTAAATTTAGCAGCAGTATTAGTCATGCAGCCGAAGCTACTATTACTGGATGAACCGACAGCGCAGCTAGATCCGATTGCTGCAAAAGAGTTTTTAGGATTGTTAAAACGTATTAATGAAGAACTCGGAATTACGATAGTTTTAAGTGAACATCGTTTAGATGAAGTTATACCGCTCGCAACACGCGTTGTTTGTATGGATAATGGCAGAATCGTTTATGATGGTACTTCTAAAAGTGTGATAGCGAACATGTGGGAAGTAGAAAAGTTCCATCCATTCATTCCCCAAATTCCAAGATTGTTTTTAGAGTGGAATGTAGAAGATATTCCGTTTACAGTACGAGAAGCGCAAATGAAAATGAATGATTTTTCAGCGATATCATATAGGAATGAGCAAGTAGAACAATGTGAAAAGCAAGAAGTAATTTTAAGTGCAGAACATATATCTTTTCAATATGAAAAAAATAGTCCACTTATTTTACGAGATTTAACAGTGAACATCGAAAAAGGAAAATGGACAGCTCTAGTTGGGAAAAACGGAACTGGGAAGTCTACACTGTTAACGATTTTAGCAGGATTGCAAAAAGCTAGAAGAGGTAAGGTAAAGTGGAATGGAAAAGTGATACATAAAATTGATTCGAAAGAACGATTTAAAAGTATAGGGTATGTATCACAGCATCCGTATTATCATTTTACATTTGATACAGTATGGGAAGAGGTTTATGAGCGTGCTCGTGAATTATATGGCGAAGAGGGAAAAGGAATAGCAGAAGAAATGTTGGAAAAGTTCTGGTTAGATTCGCTTAAAGATCGCCATCCGCATGATTGTAGCGGCGGGGAGCAACAACTACTTGCATTATGTACAACGTTATTATCAAAGCCGACTTTATTATTACTGGATGAGCCGACAAAGGGACTAGATCCATGGAAAAAGGAAAGAGTAGGAGAGCTGTTTAAACAATTGCAAAAAGAAGGTGCAACAATTGTAATGACAACGCACGATATTGAGTTTGCAGCGAAATACGTTGATCAATGTATGATGTTATTTGACGGGAAAGTCATTATGAATGATGCACCGAAAGAGTTCTTTAGTGGTAACTTCTTTTATACAACATCTATTAACCGATTCATCCGTAGAGAGTTGCCATTTGCATTAACGTGGGAGGATGTGTACGAAGCGTGTCCAAACGATATGTTGCGTTTATAA
- a CDS encoding glyoxalase/bleomycin resistance/dioxygenase family protein translates to MIKGFGGIFWRTKNLDVIKKWYSEVLKIEIENWNGTVIKPELGTETIFSFFTENDSYFPTEQQVMLNFQVHNLNETIQHLEHIGVPLEKKEEISEFGKFIWIKDPEGRLIELWEK, encoded by the coding sequence ATGATAAAAGGTTTCGGAGGAATATTTTGGAGAACTAAAAATCTTGATGTTATAAAAAAATGGTACAGTGAAGTGTTGAAAATTGAAATAGAAAATTGGAATGGGACTGTGATTAAACCCGAATTAGGAACTGAGACTATCTTTTCTTTCTTTACCGAGAATGACAGTTATTTTCCAACAGAACAACAAGTGATGTTAAATTTCCAAGTACATAATCTAAACGAGACTATTCAGCATCTTGAACATATTGGTGTACCTCTTGAAAAGAAAGAAGAGATTAGTGAATTTGGAAAGTTTATTTGGATTAAAGATCCTGAAGGTCGATTGATCGAACTTTGGGAGAAATAG
- a CDS encoding short-chain fatty acid transporter, which translates to MFRSFTNGCVALVQRFLPEPFILSCLLTVFVIFFGMFATHQTPVEMITHWGNGIWGLLAFSMQMALVLVTGSALANAPLIKKGLTKAAKLPKTNGQGIIAISIVSLLGAYINWGFGIVVSVLYAKEVARQLEGLDYRLAIASSYSGFLIWHAGLSASIPLTLATGGETLIKTTAGSIKEAIPITETLFSPYALVPVIIFLITMPLINKAMHPDEKHTITVDPSVFREEAAAQEVEQKTFAEKMENSMIITLCIGLLGLIYIFNYFSTKGFNLTLDIVIFMLLIAGLIFHRTPIQYIRAFSDSTKSASGILLQFPFYAGIMGMMIGVNSEGLSLGGAISTFFISISNETTFPLFTFLSAGIVNIFVPSGGGQWAVQAPIMIPAGAELGVPAAKTAMAIAWGDAWTNLIQPFWALPALAIAGLGARDIMGFCVVNLLYAGFIISLCFLFI; encoded by the coding sequence TTGTTTCGTTCATTTACAAATGGATGTGTTGCCCTTGTGCAGCGTTTCTTACCAGAACCGTTTATTTTATCATGTTTATTAACTGTTTTCGTTATCTTCTTCGGCATGTTTGCAACACACCAAACACCGGTAGAAATGATTACGCATTGGGGCAATGGCATTTGGGGCCTTCTTGCTTTTTCTATGCAAATGGCTCTTGTACTCGTGACAGGATCTGCATTAGCAAACGCTCCTCTTATTAAAAAAGGATTAACGAAAGCAGCGAAACTACCGAAAACAAATGGACAAGGTATTATCGCAATTTCAATTGTAAGTTTACTAGGAGCATACATAAACTGGGGCTTCGGTATTGTTGTATCTGTTTTATACGCAAAAGAAGTGGCAAGACAGTTAGAAGGATTAGATTATAGGTTAGCAATTGCTTCTTCTTACTCCGGATTTCTCATTTGGCATGCAGGCCTTTCTGCTTCTATCCCTCTTACGTTAGCAACAGGCGGTGAAACGTTAATTAAAACGACAGCTGGAAGTATTAAAGAAGCGATTCCAATAACAGAAACGTTATTCTCACCATACGCTCTCGTTCCAGTCATTATCTTTTTAATTACGATGCCTCTCATTAATAAAGCAATGCATCCCGATGAAAAACATACGATTACAGTAGATCCAAGTGTGTTCCGTGAAGAAGCTGCAGCTCAAGAAGTAGAGCAAAAAACATTCGCTGAAAAAATGGAAAATAGTATGATTATTACACTTTGCATTGGATTATTAGGTCTTATTTATATTTTCAACTATTTTAGTACGAAAGGCTTTAACCTTACACTTGATATCGTTATTTTTATGTTATTAATTGCCGGACTAATTTTTCACCGTACTCCTATTCAATATATTCGTGCTTTCTCTGACTCAACAAAGAGTGCTTCAGGTATTTTACTTCAGTTTCCGTTCTACGCAGGAATTATGGGGATGATGATTGGAGTAAATAGTGAAGGGCTTTCGCTTGGAGGAGCTATTTCTACTTTCTTTATTAGCATTTCAAATGAAACCACATTCCCGCTCTTTACATTTTTAAGTGCTGGAATTGTTAATATTTTCGTTCCATCTGGAGGCGGACAATGGGCTGTACAAGCACCAATTATGATTCCAGCTGGCGCTGAACTTGGTGTACCTGCTGCGAAAACAGCGATGGCAATTGCATGGGGCGATGCTTGGACAAATTTAATTCAACCTTTCTGGGCATTACCGGCATTAGCAATAGCTGGTTTAGGCGCTCGTGATATTATGGGATTTTGTGTTGTTAATTTACTTTATGCAGGATTTATCATTAGTCTGTGTTTCTTATTTATTTAA
- a CDS encoding SWIM zinc finger family protein, with protein sequence MYAYLLKDITKWIPKYIMDKGYEYYEEGHVEDVEIQDKKVFAFVTGNAGNYEVIIDLTDFTKSSCECPYENYCKHMAAVVYDIQGAGESTVKEQLKGLEKEELLTVLNRLLQSSKNVQIVEKMLKKGKI encoded by the coding sequence ATGTACGCTTACTTATTAAAAGATATAACGAAATGGATTCCAAAGTACATTATGGATAAAGGTTATGAATATTATGAAGAGGGACATGTAGAAGATGTTGAAATACAAGACAAGAAAGTATTTGCTTTCGTTACTGGAAATGCAGGGAACTATGAAGTGATTATTGACCTTACTGATTTTACAAAAAGTAGCTGCGAGTGTCCGTATGAAAATTATTGTAAGCATATGGCTGCAGTTGTGTATGATATTCAAGGTGCTGGTGAGAGTACAGTTAAAGAACAACTGAAAGGTTTAGAAAAAGAAGAGTTACTAACAGTGCTAAATCGTTTGTTACAAAGTTCGAAAAATGTCCAAATCGTAGAGAAGATGTTAAAGAAAGGGAAGATTTAA
- a CDS encoding CbiQ family ECF transporter T component — translation MKISFSSLHPFVNFFYYIGVMILCMMCLHPLFLIGAIVLIVILNIVQGNGEKIRKMLPSTFIFFLMVILFNSLLTHRGATTLFYLGDSRIKLEACMYGLVMGLLLVAIMFTFASYNDIISSHKFLYLFSRISPKVALLTMITVRFVPLFIRRLKKITLVQKTKGVQLDSGSLIERIRNGMQLLQVLLVCSLEDALQTADSMQARGFGVTKRTTYIRYRMERRDWYTLSYLSILFIASFIFSYYGGGKLIIYPKVESILFQQHDGIMFFLFMMFVSLPIMMEGREWIWWRMQK, via the coding sequence ATGAAAATAAGCTTTTCTTCTTTACATCCTTTTGTGAATTTTTTCTATTATATTGGGGTGATGATACTATGTATGATGTGTCTTCATCCTCTTTTTTTAATTGGAGCGATTGTACTAATAGTAATCTTAAATATAGTACAAGGGAATGGCGAGAAAATAAGAAAGATGCTGCCTAGTACTTTTATATTCTTTTTGATGGTAATTTTATTCAATTCTTTGTTAACGCATAGAGGAGCGACTACTTTATTTTATTTAGGAGATAGCCGGATTAAGCTTGAGGCTTGTATGTATGGACTTGTAATGGGTTTATTATTAGTTGCGATTATGTTTACGTTTGCTTCTTATAACGATATTATTTCGAGTCATAAATTTTTATATTTATTTTCAAGGATTTCACCGAAAGTAGCATTGTTAACGATGATTACAGTGAGGTTTGTTCCTTTGTTTATTAGGCGGTTAAAGAAAATTACACTCGTCCAAAAAACGAAAGGTGTACAATTAGATTCAGGTTCACTCATTGAGCGTATAAGAAATGGAATGCAATTACTGCAAGTGTTATTAGTTTGTTCGTTAGAAGATGCACTACAAACAGCAGATTCTATGCAAGCTCGTGGGTTTGGTGTAACGAAGCGTACGACTTATATTCGGTATAGAATGGAAAGACGCGATTGGTACACGCTAAGTTATTTAAGTATTCTATTTATAGCCTCATTCATATTTAGTTATTACGGCGGAGGGAAATTGATCATCTATCCGAAAGTGGAATCAATACTATTCCAGCAACACGATGGAATTATGTTTTTCCTATTTATGATGTTTGTTAGTTTACCAATTATGATGGAAGGAAGGGAGTGGATATGGTGGCGCATGCAGAAATAA
- a CDS encoding putative protein N(5)-glutamine methyltransferase: MEKCIVSKLRSAGCVFAEDETRLLMSEALTPEDLMKMVEMRVNGLPLEYVVGYTEFCGLRIEVDRGVFVPRKRTEFLVHQTEVLSRSSDIIVDLCCGSGAVGAALASALGRVELYSVDIDPMAVQCASRNVTNFGGHAFEGDLYKALPDSLKGHVNILVANVPYVPTEIIKFLPREARLYEPNVTLDGGDDGLNILRRVAEEALLWLALDGHLLIETSEVQAPQAFEIFTAAGLSTKVARNKELDATVIIGSNSSC; the protein is encoded by the coding sequence ATGGAAAAATGTATAGTTAGCAAGCTTCGGAGCGCTGGTTGTGTTTTCGCAGAAGATGAGACCCGGTTACTTATGTCAGAGGCACTAACTCCAGAGGACCTTATGAAAATGGTAGAAATGCGAGTCAACGGTCTACCTCTGGAATACGTTGTTGGATACACGGAGTTTTGTGGTCTACGAATAGAAGTGGATCGAGGCGTTTTTGTGCCACGTAAACGTACCGAGTTCCTTGTTCATCAAACAGAGGTCCTGTCGCGTTCTAGCGATATCATTGTTGATCTATGTTGTGGATCAGGTGCTGTGGGTGCCGCACTGGCATCAGCTTTGGGACGAGTTGAATTGTATTCTGTTGACATTGACCCCATGGCAGTACAATGCGCTAGCCGTAATGTAACGAATTTTGGCGGTCATGCTTTTGAAGGTGACTTGTATAAAGCTCTACCAGACTCACTTAAGGGCCATGTAAATATCCTAGTTGCGAACGTACCTTACGTTCCTACCGAAATAATAAAGTTTCTCCCCCGGGAGGCACGCCTATATGAACCAAATGTAACGCTTGACGGAGGTGACGATGGTCTTAACATTCTGCGAAGAGTAGCAGAAGAAGCTTTACTCTGGTTAGCTTTGGATGGACATCTTTTGATAGAGACGAGCGAAGTTCAGGCACCCCAGGCTTTTGAAATCTTTACTGCTGCTGGGCTTAGCACAAAAGTCGCTAGAAACAAGGAACTGGATGCTACTGTCATTATCGGTTCTAATTCTAGCTGTTAG